From the Candidatus Sericytochromatia bacterium genome, one window contains:
- a CDS encoding amino acid permease produces the protein MANAGQFFAALSRRKSIVADRSAGSAPDSPAALRRVLGFWSLVAIGIGCTIGAGIFVLPGVVAAQTAGPGILISFLLAGLACAIAAFCYAELAVLIPAAGSAYSYAYATLGEGVAWLVGWNLLLEYGLSNSAVAAGWGGYVQALLRGMGLSLPPAWMVATGQPIPATVYEAAGLAVPLGPTFGWLNLPAAIAVALPTILLLVGIRASAQFNNGLVAAKIGVLLMFVMLCLPAVQATHFTPFLPFGASGVVTGAAVLFFLFIGFDAVSTVAEECENPQRDVPRAMMVGLGLVATLYIAVTAVLLGVVPLNVLKSAQEPLARALDLAGHPIAAMLLSCVAVVGVLAVILVASIGQTRILFVMARDGLMPALMGRVSAGRGVPVTATILLGVVTGGLAATVPLDALADLVSIGTLAAFTAVSLGVLVLRWERPDLPRPFRVPFSPELPLAGIAVNLWLMSSLPAAVWIRFAVWMALGIAIYLLWGMRGASRRFETRPPEEVA, from the coding sequence GTGGCAAACGCCGGGCAATTCTTTGCGGCCTTGAGCCGCCGAAAATCCATCGTGGCCGATCGGTCCGCAGGAAGCGCCCCCGACTCGCCGGCGGCGTTGCGTCGGGTGCTGGGATTCTGGTCGCTGGTTGCGATCGGCATCGGCTGCACGATCGGGGCGGGGATTTTTGTCTTGCCCGGGGTCGTGGCGGCCCAGACCGCCGGACCAGGGATCCTGATCTCCTTCCTGCTGGCCGGCCTCGCCTGTGCGATCGCGGCGTTTTGCTATGCCGAGCTGGCCGTCCTGATTCCGGCGGCGGGCAGCGCCTACAGTTACGCCTATGCGACCTTGGGCGAGGGGGTGGCCTGGCTGGTTGGTTGGAACCTGCTGCTGGAGTACGGTCTGTCGAACAGTGCCGTGGCGGCGGGATGGGGCGGCTATGTGCAGGCCTTGCTCAGGGGCATGGGCCTGTCCCTGCCCCCCGCGTGGATGGTGGCCACCGGCCAGCCGATCCCGGCGACGGTCTACGAAGCCGCCGGTCTGGCCGTTCCGCTGGGCCCGACGTTCGGCTGGCTCAACCTGCCCGCGGCGATCGCCGTGGCCTTGCCCACCATCCTTTTGCTGGTGGGCATCCGCGCCAGTGCGCAGTTCAACAATGGCCTGGTCGCGGCGAAGATCGGCGTGTTGCTCATGTTCGTGATGCTGTGTCTGCCGGCTGTTCAGGCGACGCACTTCACCCCATTTTTGCCGTTTGGTGCCTCGGGCGTCGTGACGGGCGCTGCCGTGTTGTTTTTCCTTTTCATCGGCTTCGATGCGGTATCCACGGTGGCGGAGGAATGTGAAAACCCCCAGCGTGACGTGCCCCGTGCCATGATGGTCGGTCTTGGGCTGGTCGCGACGCTCTACATCGCCGTCACGGCCGTACTGCTGGGGGTGGTGCCCCTGAATGTCCTGAAATCAGCCCAGGAACCCCTCGCTCGCGCGCTTGACCTGGCGGGACATCCCATCGCGGCGATGCTCCTTTCGTGCGTGGCGGTGGTCGGGGTGCTGGCCGTGATCCTGGTCGCTTCCATCGGCCAGACCCGAATCCTGTTCGTGATGGCCCGTGATGGCCTGATGCCCGCGCTGATGGGCCGCGTTTCGGCCGGGCGGGGGGTGCCTGTGACCGCCACCATCCTGCTGGGGGTGGTCACAGGTGGGTTGGCCGCGACCGTGCCGCTGGATGCCCTGGCCGATCTCGTCAGCATCGGGACGCTCGCCGCCTTCACGGCGGTGTCCCTCGGCGTCCTGGTGTTGCGCTGGGAGCGGCCCGATCTGCCTCGCCCGTTCCGAGTGCCTTTCTCGCCTGAATTGCCCTTGGCTGGTATCGCCGTCAATCTCT
- a CDS encoding P1 family peptidase, with amino-acid sequence MRQSPRTALAALMVGGALLASPPGQALAAAVAPAAAPLPTPTPRPQTIVAPFGIPLFGQPVPSVTQRPLAIPAARVRLRDLGIRIGRLPTGPWNAITDVKGVKVGHVSLVAGEGKLIPGRGPVRTGVTAIVPRDDVWRNKVFASGFVLNGNGSMTALDWVKEAGCLETPILLTNTLSANRVADALVSWMMRQYPDIGVKDDVVLPCVAECDDSFLNDQRGRHVREPHVFAALDLARSGPVAEGAVGAGTGMVAYRFKAGIGTSSRVLPGHQGGWTVGVLVNANMGWREHLRIAGVPVGLRINDLLPQARPGEGSIIVIVATDAPLLPHQLERLAKRATLGLARTGSIAAHSSGDFVLAFSTAAHVPHTPTDPSMRISAVHNLHTSPLFEAVVEATEESIGNALTMATTMIGRDGHTVYALPLDRLKALLAAEGRLER; translated from the coding sequence ATGCGACAGAGTCCGCGGACCGCCCTGGCCGCGCTGATGGTCGGTGGCGCATTGTTGGCCTCGCCACCTGGCCAGGCCCTCGCCGCGGCGGTCGCCCCCGCCGCAGCGCCGCTTCCGACCCCCACGCCCCGCCCGCAGACCATCGTGGCCCCCTTCGGCATCCCGCTCTTCGGCCAACCGGTGCCGAGCGTGACCCAGCGCCCGCTGGCCATTCCCGCCGCGCGCGTGCGGCTGAGAGACCTGGGCATCCGGATCGGTCGCCTGCCGACCGGGCCTTGGAATGCCATCACCGACGTGAAAGGCGTGAAGGTCGGTCACGTCAGCCTGGTGGCGGGTGAAGGGAAGTTGATCCCGGGACGTGGCCCCGTTCGCACCGGTGTGACGGCGATCGTTCCCCGCGATGACGTTTGGCGCAACAAGGTGTTTGCCTCGGGCTTCGTCCTGAACGGCAACGGCTCGATGACCGCGCTGGATTGGGTCAAGGAGGCTGGCTGTCTGGAGACACCCATCCTGTTGACGAACACGCTCTCGGCCAACCGGGTGGCCGATGCGCTGGTCTCCTGGATGATGCGGCAGTATCCCGATATCGGCGTGAAGGATGATGTGGTGCTGCCGTGCGTGGCCGAATGCGATGACAGCTTCCTGAATGACCAGCGGGGTCGTCACGTGCGCGAACCCCACGTGTTCGCGGCGCTGGATCTGGCCCGCTCCGGACCGGTGGCCGAGGGGGCGGTGGGGGCCGGCACCGGCATGGTGGCCTACCGTTTCAAGGCCGGGATCGGCACCTCGAGCCGAGTCCTGCCCGGCCATCAAGGCGGCTGGACGGTCGGGGTGCTGGTCAATGCGAACATGGGCTGGCGTGAGCATCTGCGGATTGCCGGGGTGCCCGTGGGCCTGCGCATCAATGACCTCCTGCCCCAGGCCCGCCCCGGCGAAGGCTCGATCATCGTGATCGTGGCGACGGACGCGCCGCTTCTGCCCCATCAGCTGGAGCGCCTGGCCAAACGAGCCACCCTCGGCCTGGCCCGCACCGGCTCGATCGCCGCCCATTCATCCGGGGATTTTGTGCTGGCCTTCTCCACCGCGGCCCACGTGCCTCACACGCCCACCGACCCATCCATGAGAATCTCGGCGGTTCACAATCTCCATACCAGTCCGCTTTTCGAAGCGGTGGTGGAGGCCACGGAAGAATCGATTGGCAATGCCTTGACCATGGCCACCACGATGATCGGGCGAGACGGACACACGGTCTACGCCCTTCCGCTTGATCGCCTCAAGGCGCTGCTCGCCGCGGAGGGACGCCTCGAGCGATAG